A segment of the Streptomyces sp. NBC_00376 genome:
GCAGCGGGCGCGGTGATGATCAGTGATTTGATCTGGTTGATGGTCTGGGTGCGGGCCTTGACGGCGCTGGCGCGTACCACGCGCAGTCCGCGGATTGCCTCGACCGCGCCATCGCGGTGCTTCGGGGTGCCTGTGGCGCGGCCGGCGAGTACCGCGGTGGCGGCGGCGTAGGCATCAATGGGGTCGGACTTCCCAGCCGCGCGACGAGCACGACGGTCGGGTCGGTCCACCTCGATGACAGTGATCTGGTTGGCATGGAGATAGCGGGAAAGTTCGGCACCGAAGGAGCCTGTGCCCTCCATGCCCACGACCAGTACTTGGCCGTGGGAGTGTAGCCATTCCAGCAGGTCTCGGTAGCCCGTGGGCGTTGTGGGGAACGCCTCGGTGGCCAGGTGTCGGCCGATGGTGTCGATGACGGCGGCCTGGTGGAGGTCGGTGTGGGTGTCGATCCCGCCGATCACCTCGATGGGCTGTGACATGGTGGCCGGGTTCCTTCCGTGCGCGGCGAGTGGGCTCGCGCGCACCGGCTGGCAGACGGACACGACTGTGATGGGACCGCTTGGGTCAAGCTTCTATGAGGTCACGATCTCCGGCCGGTACACGCATTGGCACCGCTCGGAAGGCCGACGATTCAGAGTGAGGACAGCCGAAGCGTCAATCGGGGATCGGGTCAGACCCTCGAGCGGTGCTGCCTCATCCTCACAGACGGCTTCTATAACCCCCGCCGCATCCAGAAACGGCTCGGCTACCTCAGCCGGATCGAGTTCGAGGAGAAGTACTACGCCGACCAGGCAGCGACCGAACCAGTGAACCTGAAACCACGTCAACCCGCCCTGACCAGCTAGTCATCCACTCCCGCCCAGCGGGGGAACCTCAGAACTGGGCGTCCCGGTCCGGGTGGTGGCTTCCAGCCAGCACCCGGGCGTTGCCGCGCAGGCTGAACCCGGCCGCCTTCAGTAGTGTCGCGGCCCACCTTTTACCCCTGCGCGGCGAGTTCGTTGGCCAAGCGGCGCAGTCCTTCGTCTTCCACGTCAGCGGCCCTATCGGATCGCCCTGCGTACTGTCCTCCACCAGGTCCAGCAGGGCCTTCACCAGGCCCGGATCCTTCGCCGTGGGGGAGGGGCGGCCGGCCCCCGTCCGGCACCCGCCCGTCCGGCACCCGGCCCTCCTTGAGTTCGGGCAGACCGCGACGGACGCAGCCCTTCGAGATAGCCGCGGCCCGCACCACCGCGGCGATGCCATCGTGCCCGAGCTGCCGGGCCTCCGCTGCGTACAGGATTCGGCGCTGCCGCTCGTCCAGGTGCGGCGTCACTGCCCCGAGCTTCTCCTCCAACGGACCAATCAACTCATCGAAGCGCCCGATACCATGCCAACGACCCCAACTACCTCAGGCAACCCATTAATTCATGGACGGGCCTGAGGCGGCGCGACGAGGGAGACTGGCGTCACCCCCTCCGTCGGTTTCATGCCGCCTCGAATGCTCGCCTGATCAGCGGGCCCGCCTTCTCCAGGCCGGCCGCCGACGAGATACGGACCTCCAGGTCGCCGGTCCCGAGGTGGCCGATGCCGCGCATGTCGCGGGTAAAGCCCTCCTCCAGCTCGACCGCGTCCGGGTCGAGCCGGAGGTAGACCAGGATCACCTCGTGCTTCGGACGGAAGATCACCGAGGCGACGTTCACCATCCGCCGATAGGCGATGTAGTGCCTGAGCGCAGCCACTTCGACCTCGCCCCACGCGGTGAGCGCCTCGTCCAGCTCGACGTACAGGTCCTGCAGGCAAGCAGGAGCCACGGTCGGGCTTGCCTGGACCGATGGCCCTCCGCTGCCTCCGCCGGCACGGGCTGCCTCCTCTCGCTCCCGTCGGGGCCGCCGAGCCGGAGCGGGGCGCGGAGAACCAGGTACGGAATCGATCAGCAGCAGGCTCAGCAGCCCACCGTCGAAGATGCGGTAGCGCACCAGGTCGATCCGCTCGTGCAGGCGGTGGACCGCGACCCGGTCGTGGTGCGAGAAGCTCGCCGCGATGCAGACCATCCGCGGATTCCGCCAGTCGATCACCTCGGCCGCCTCGGCCCCCAGCTTCTCCTTGACCAGGGCCTCGAACTCGTGACGTGCCGAGTCCAGCCACGACAGGTAGGAGACGGCTTGCGACATAACGCCGCTGTCCGAGCCCTTCTTATACTCGATCACCACGGGGGTGTTGTTCTCGTCGAGCCCGAGCGTGTCGATCCGACCTCGGTGCCACGGCCCCGTCGGGTACTCCGAAGCCAGGAACCGGATGCCGAGCATCGACTCCATCCCCGCCTCGACCCGCCGCTGCAGCTCCACCTCCAACGCCACCGTCGAACCCCGAAGCTCGACATCCCGGCCATCGGCATCCTGCCGGAACAACATCAGGTCGGCCACCAGCGTCCCCCTCCCGCGATCGGTACAAGAGAAGCAATCGAATCGGCCACAGGGGTATTCCAGAAGAGGAAGGTCCGCCTGCCTTGGGGCAGCGCACGCCGCTGGTGTAGCCGTCACGCATGGTGACAAGAGTCCAGCGTCGCACCAGCGACTGTCGGCCCCACGAGGTGCGAGGTTCGTTCGTCAGTGCCCGGCCGGCACAAGGGGGATGAGCGAGGGCGCCGTGGTCCAGGTCAAGGCCGCAGCAGGTATCCCCGGCCCGAGTCAGACGACGCGAGAACCTGACAGCGGAGCTGGTCAGTCGAGCGCGAACCTGCCGGGCAGTGACCACTGCCCGGAGTGGCGGTCCGGATCGGCTACGGAGGGACCGCTTCCTGGGCGCGATTCCGCCAGGAATGGGATCGGCGTGCAAGACGCACTGTGGAAGACTTACAAACCGTGTGGAAAGCCTTCTTGTCCTCATCGGTGCCCCCCCGGTGGCCAGCCGGTGGCCGGACGTCTTTGGACGACGTAATACGAGGCGACACAGTTCAATCAACCACATGTGCTCTGATCAGGGAAAACGTCACTCAGTAGCACGACCAGGCATTACGCAGCATGAACGCTCACGGTCTTGTAATGCGTAGGTCGTCGGTTCGAATCCGACAGGGGGCTCAACGGGAACCCCAGCCCAGATGTGATCTGAGCTGGGGTTCTTCCGTTCAGCGGACGCGGCGGCAACGGCGGGAGCGAGCCGCGCGGGTGTTCGCGGTCTCAGTAGGGGCTTCGGGCGGGGACTGAGGCGGTGGTACGAAGAACTCGCCGACGCGTCGCATTGCGTCCTTCGACAGGTGTGATCGGCCCTTCACGTAGCGGCGGGTCTGGCTGATCTGGGTATGGCGCAGGATCTCCGTGATCGTGGGCATGTCGCGACGCCCAGCTCGTTCAGGATCGTCCCGGCGGTGTGGCGGCTCCCGTCGTACAGGCGGCGGTCATCGATACTGGCCTCGGCGAGCAGTTCCTTGAACTCTTCGTAGTCCTGGCGTGGGTCGAGCGGGCGCAACCACCACAACTGAGCCTGAACGCCCGTGGCCAGGGGTGTTCGTGAAGCATCAAGTGTGGCCGTCGTTGGCCGGTCTCGCTAGAGCCCTGAATCGGAAGGGCGACTGCCTGGCTGCATCCGTGATGGTCTGTCTGCGTGGCCACGCAGACAGACCATCACGGACAACCGCAGATGCCGAGGGGTGATCAACCTGGGGGCGGCGGTGCCAGGCCCCGGTCGAGGACTTCATCAGGTTGCTCCGGGGTGAAGAGGTCTCAGTTGCTGCCGCATCCGCAGTTGTCCATCTGTGTTCGCCTAAGGCTTGTCCCGCAATTGATCTCGGAGTGGCCAGGCGCGATGCTGTCCCAGTTCGGTCCGTTCGCCTATCCGGCGAGGACGAGGTTGTGCAGGCGGGCAATGCCGGCCATGGCGTGGTGGACGCCGTCTCCTCTCAGGCGGCAGTCGCGCAGAATCTTCCAGGTCTTCATGCGGGCGAAGGCGTGCTCGACGCGGGCCCGGACCTGTTTGTGTGAACGGTTGTGCTCCTGCTTCCAGTCGGGCAGGTCCTCGCCTTTGCGTCGCCGGTGGGGCATGACGAGTCCGGTGCCCGGATAGCCCCCGTCAGCGATCGTCGTGGTGGTGCCGACGGCGGCCTTGGCACCGGATTCCTCCCATGCCTTGCAGTCGTTGCGGTTGCCGGGCAGAGGCTGGCCAACCAGGACGACGAGCCGGGTGTCGGCGTCGATGACGACCTGGTGATTGGTTGAGTACCGGTAGTTCTTGGACTGCTCAGCCACTGTGTGGTCCCGGGTGGGCACCAAGGTGCCGTCCACGATGAGCACGGTGTCCTTCCGGAACCGCTTGCGCGGCTGGAGTGCGAGCAACGGGCCGAGATGGTCGATGATGCGGTCTGCCGCCGACTTCGACACCCCGAACAGCGGGGCAAGCTGGCGCATCGTCAAGTTCGTGCGCCAGTACACCGCGATCAACAACGCTCGGTCTTCCAGCGGAAGACCCCATGGACGCCCCTTGCGGATCGCGTCCGCTCCGTCGCGCCGAAGCGCGGTCACCAACTTGGCGAACTGGCGCGGGCTCAGCCCGGTGAACGGGCCTATCCAAGACGGCTCTGACGCCGTGATCACACCAGCCACGTCATGATCATTCCATCCCGTCCCGACCGGATGGAAGAGCCGTCAAACCTCTGGGATGAAGGACGGCTCGATACCCATCGCAGCGACGCCCTCACGCACAGAGCGGTCGAACTCCTTGATCTCCGCCACGAGAACATCCCAGACGATGGGCGAGGTCCAGCAGTCGGGCTGGAAGTCGGAGCCGACTCGCCAACCTCCATCAGAGCCCACGATGCGGATCAGTCCCGCATCCGCTTGCATCGAGTCGAACCTGAAACCCTCCTGGCCGGCGAGCGGACTCTGGAGCCAGCGCGCCAGGTGGTAAGCAAGCTCGGCCACGGGAAACGCTTCCTCGGACCACACCGCCCTCCCCTCTTCCCAGATGGACAGCTCTGCCTCTATGTCGAGGAGAAGCAGCTCCAGGGGAGCCTCGTGTGTGGCGAGACCGCGCCGCGGCAGATCCGACAGTCCAAAGCTCCGGCAGACGAACCTCACCGCTCGGCCTCCATGAAATCCGAGGCCCGCTACACCTCCAGGCCATGCAAATGCGGACAACCGTACCAAGTCATGCCGGTCACCCTGCCTGGCACACCATTTGCGGGACAAGCCTTAGGTCTGCGAGACGTTCTGATCAGGGGATCTACTTCCTGGAAGACGTCGGCGAACATCTGTGGACCAAGATCCGACAACTCATTGTGCGGTGTTCACGCACGAGCGCCCTCCCAGAGAGTGGAAGGGCGCTCACCGATGACCAACTTCGACGTCGCGACAGTTCAGTAGCAGGTGGCAGCCTCGATTCGGTTCGTTGCCACGGGTTGGTGACCCGAGGCGGTAGGACCGGCGCCGCGTTCGGGATGAGGGTGGTGTCACGGATGGATCGTTGTGTTGTCTCCGGTGACGGCTGTGCCGATTGTCTGTGCGGCGATAGACCGTTCACCGGACGCGGTGATCGTTACCGCACCGGTCGGGGGAAGCTGGGCGGCCAGTTCGGCAAGCAACTGCGGATTCTCCCTTAGCGTCCGCTTGATCTGCTGACGTAGCGCGGCTGCAGCATCGGCGTCCTCCGGCTCCTCGGCCGCCTCACGCACCGCCGCCTCCAGCTCGGGCCGTCCGGCCGGGCTCCGGCGCCGCCAGACCGCGTGCAAGATGCTGCGCCCTGCATTCGCCGTGGCTCCCACCGCAGCGTCCTCAGCTCGGGCCAGTACCCCCGCACCATAGGCACCCAGAGCCGCGCTTAGATACGGTCCTGCCTGCTCCAGGAACTGCACGATCTCCGCTCCCACAACCCACCCCCGAAATCCTGTCAATGACTGACGCCAGGGCATCAGATTAAGCCGCCCAGCCAGCGTGCACGCGACAACTCTGCATTCGCGTAACGTCGACCGGCCTTACTCCACGCGAGCCGGCGAACACCTTCCCGCCCCTGGCGCCGCCTGGCTACGCTGCCGACTGGCAGATCGCTGACCAGGGACGCGGAGAGCTTCAATGGAGTACTAACGGTCAGACCTCGAAGTGGCGTACTCGGCTGCGTCGATCCTTGCGCGGATCTGTGCGACGAGCGGGTTCTCCGGGCCCAGGGTGGGCTCGATCCGGCCGAGGGCTACGCGATAGACGGCGATCGCCTTTTGGTGTGCACCGGCTTCCTGGTGGGTGTCCGCCAGGGTGAGTTGGGTGCTCAGGACGTTCGGGTGGTCGCCGAGGGTCTGCTGCCAGTGCGTGAGGTTGG
Coding sequences within it:
- a CDS encoding DUF5655 domain-containing protein, whose protein sequence is MADLMLFRQDADGRDVELRGSTVALEVELQRRVEAGMESMLGIRFLASEYPTGPWHRGRIDTLGLDENNTPVVIEYKKGSDSGVMSQAVSYLSWLDSARHEFEALVKEKLGAEAAEVIDWRNPRMVCIAASFSHHDRVAVHRLHERIDLVRYRIFDGGLLSLLLIDSVPGSPRPAPARRPRREREEAARAGGGSGGPSVQASPTVAPACLQDLYVELDEALTAWGEVEVAALRHYIAYRRMVNVASVIFRPKHEVILVYLRLDPDAVELEEGFTRDMRGIGHLGTGDLEVRISSAAGLEKAGPLIRRAFEAA
- a CDS encoding ISAzo13-like element transposase-related protein, whose protein sequence is MKALLDLVEDSTQGDPIGPLTWKTKDCAAWPTNSPRRGKRWAATLLKAAGFSLRGNARVLAGSHHPDRDAQF
- a CDS encoding DUF7878 domain-containing protein, with the protein product MRFVCRSFGLSDLPRRGLATHEAPLELLLLDIEAELSIWEEGRAVWSEEAFPVAELAYHLARWLQSPLAGQEGFRFDSMQADAGLIRIVGSDGGWRVGSDFQPDCWTSPIVWDVLVAEIKEFDRSVREGVAAMGIEPSFIPEV
- a CDS encoding transposase, which gives rise to MAGVITASEPSWIGPFTGLSPRQFAKLVTALRRDGADAIRKGRPWGLPLEDRALLIAVYWRTNLTMRQLAPLFGVSKSAADRIIDHLGPLLALQPRKRFRKDTVLIVDGTLVPTRDHTVAEQSKNYRYSTNHQVVIDADTRLVVLVGQPLPGNRNDCKAWEESGAKAAVGTTTTIADGGYPGTGLVMPHRRRKGEDLPDWKQEHNRSHKQVRARVEHAFARMKTWKILRDCRLRGDGVHHAMAGIARLHNLVLAG